Proteins encoded together in one Plectropomus leopardus isolate mb chromosome 19, YSFRI_Pleo_2.0, whole genome shotgun sequence window:
- the tdrd1 gene encoding tudor domain-containing protein 1 → MFHSFSPNLVRPNLPLRKPSSSPMAHSTPSVTPRHGTVPGATPVRPASGAIGDGPSNSPVSRDQSPVLGSTPPALTVYFCNYCGQRGNFRCKGCKKTPYCSVACQTEDWKAHRHICKCTDPEPTKEKLNETTASPLAGNRTGLLESKHGDAANLQRVYLKDLPLTKIIKGTEIQASVVEFYSPGRFFLLPQSPELLEALQSISTELQKTYSCSPATSHVPNVGEVCAVQFSCDLNWYRGLVQTLAADQKTAHILYIDFGNEEDVPAERIKPLAANSQLFCPCALECCITGVVPVVNNWSGECCLSVKQMLFGKTVTVRLLETLENGRIHAVDILLSMGKKLSTFLIEHGYAAEETVNVLPTEQDISAMMSASLENFRRLSDGKDDNSWAQPPEPLTQAVGDSFFVVVTHLQSPDDIIVQKVENAGVIQELQLKLREHRCQGRTPQNFRPAPGTVCCAQFSEDKQWYRAKVLAYSSEERVCVGYLDFGNSEEVDLGHLQPISTSLLALPMQAMPCGLAGVQPVGESWSEECLLALQRRVSNRILRIEIQGAHEGKALVALIDEASDPQANVAELLSSAGFAAPAPLPVPTSSDQQAKQTSAPAVEAHVPAPATDPLVWSGTELPCGGQTVALLASVVENPGEFYCRINNPADHQRLIELGADLKQHCEATFSPFVPKVGEPCCAMFPGDGAWYRAMVNELAEEVSVNFVDYGYSMKVEQKCLRPTTPQLLTLPFQAVRCWLTGVEPLGSEWSSEAQLWFQTVVSGEQLSARVISVTEQGYGVELESRGQNVAAALISAQLAKVPGASPTETHATTGHQEKTQGNEHSQSQTGAGSKEIPTEEHTAVPSEAPAFPVDWKTVELPLSKTFEPCIAAVSSPSLFYLLGPTQIDQQKLQEVMIELAAYCSSNIQASLSSAVLSRPAPGAACCAKFSVDNNWYRAVVLEVSENEMSIIYADYGNTEKVPFSRILPIPRNLLQLPFQITRCTMTGKEHFPKEFPEEVQQMFQSLLLNGVVATVQSFDGSANVLSLTLPAERGGGHLTTMILDALQVQASSNPSPSTTEKNGHTDSSTSAASTTVEPVCPEPKSIPETQKGVNNTTAATGLTIASEPVLQTPQHKMYSSAVSVNEDPVQKINKQMEPLCKITKTDDPKTSGCCCLNLMTKIDHLEQLLQLQLSLMKQLVGQTK, encoded by the exons ATGTTCCATTCATTTTCTCCAAACCTGGTTCGGCCTAACCTGCCCTTGAGGAAACCATCATCCAGCCCCATGGCTCATTCCACCCCATCTGTTACCCCGAGACATGGCACTGTGCCCGGTGCAACACCTGTGCGCCCGGCATCAGGAGCCATCGGAGACG gCCCTTCAAATTCTCCAGTCAGCAGGGATCAATCTCCA gTGTTAGGATCCACCCCACCAGCACTGACTGTATATTTCTGCAACTACTGTGGACAGcgag GAAATTTCCGGTGCAAGGGCTGCAAGAAGACGCCTTACTGCTCTGTGGCGTGTCAGACAGAAGACTGGAAGGCACACAGGCACATATGCAAGTGCACTGATCCTGAACCCACAAA AGAGAAACTGAATGAAACCACAGCTTCGCCTTTGGCAGGTAACAGAACCGGCCTGCTTGAGTCAAAG CATGGTGATGCAGCCAACCTCCAGAGGGTCTATCTGAAGGACTTGCCTCTGACGAAAATCATTAAGGGAACAGAGATCCAG GCATCTGTTGTAGAGTTTTACAGCCCTGGCAGGTTTTTCCTTCTTCCCCAAAGTCCTGAGCTGTTGGAAGCTCTGCAGAGCATCAGCACAGAGCTTCAGAAAACGTACAGCTGCTCACCAGCGACGTCACATGTGCCCAATGTTGGAGAGGTTTGCGCCGTTCAGTTCTCCTGTGATCTG aaCTGGTATCGAGGACTGGTCCAGACTTTGGCTGCTGACCAGAAGACAGCTCATATCCTTTACATTGACTTTGGCAATGAAGAGGATGTACCTGCAGAAAGAATCAAGCCCCTGGCTGCTAATAGCCAGCTGTTTTGTCCATGT GCATTGGAGTGCTGTATAACCGGGGTGGTGCCAGTGGTTAACAACTGGTCAGGCGAGTGCTGTCTTTCCGTGAAGCAGATGTTGTTCGGCAAGACTGTGACTGTTAGGTTGTTGGAAACACTGGAGAATGGTCGCATCCATGCTGTGGATATCCTCCTCTCCATGG GAAAGAAGTTGAGCACGTTCCTCATTGAGCATGGTTATGCAGCAGAAGAAACGGTCAACGTATTACCAACTGAGCAAGACATAA gcGCTATGATGAGTGCATCCTTGGAAAACTTTAGGCGTCTCTCTGATGGGAAGGATGACAACAGCTGGGCTCAGCCACCAGAGCCGCTGACACAGGCAGTAGGCGACTCCTTCTTTGTTGTGGTCACCCACCTCCAGTCACCCGATGACATTATCGTACAGAAGGTGGAGAATGCTG GGGTGATTCAGGAGTTGCAGCTGAAGCTGAGGGAACACCGCTGTCAGGGCAGAACCCCCCAAAACTTCAGGCCAGCCCCTGGCACAGTTTGCTGCGCCCAGTTCTCAG aGGACAAGCAGTGGTACAGGGCTAAGGTTCTGGCTTATTCGTCAGAGGAACGGGTCTGTGTCGGCTACCTTGATTTTGGCAACTCTGAGGAGGTGGATTTAGGCCACTTGCAGCCTATCAGCACTTCACTACTGGCCCTGCCCATGCAGGCCATGCCATGTGGTCTAGCAG GGGTGCAGCCTGTTGGGGAGAGCTGGTCAGAGGAGTGCCTGCTGGCCCTGCAGCGAAGGGTATCGAACCGAATACTGCGCATTGAGATCCAGGGAGCGCATGAGGGCAAGGCTTTGGTGGCCCTCATTGATGAGGCCAGTGATCCTCAGGCCAATGTAGCCGAGCTGTTGAGCTCTGCAGGCTTCGCGGCACCTGCTCCTCTTCCGGTTCCCACCAGTAGTGACCAGCAGGCCAAGCAGACATCCGCCCCTGCTGTGGAAGCACATG TGCCTGCCCCAGCCACTGACCCTCTGGTGTGGTCTGGGACTGAGCTTCCCTGTGGCGGCCAAACAGTGGCACTGCTAGCCAGTGTCGTGGAAAACCCTGGAGAGTTTTACTGCCGCATCAACAATCCTGCAG acCATCAGCGGCTGATAGAGCTTGGCGCTGACTTGAAACAACATTGTGAGGCAACGTTCTCACCTTTTGTGCCCAAAGTCGGAGAGCCCTGTTGTGCCATGTTTCCTG GTGATGGAGCGTGGTATCGGGCTATGGTGAACGAGCTGGCTGAAGAAGTGTCTGTAAACTTTGTAGACTACGGTTATAGCATGAAAGTGGAACAGAAATGCCTTCGACCTACAACACCCCAACTCCTGACTCTACCTTTCCAGGCAGTTCGCTGCTGGCTCacag GTGTGGAGCCCCTTGGATCAGAGTGGAGCAGTGAAGCCCAGCTGTGGTTTCAAACTGTGGTGTCTGGCGAGCAGCTCTCTGCACGCGTCATTTCTGTCACAGAACAAGGCTACGGTGTGGAGCTGGAGAGCAGAGGGCAGAATGTGGCGGCTGCCCTCATTTCTGCGCAACTAGCCAAAGTTCCTGGAGCAAGTCCCACGGAGACACATGCGACCACAGGACACCAAGAGAAAACACAGGGAAATGAGCACAGCCAAAGCCAGACTGGAGCTGGCTCTAAAGAGATACCAACTGAAGAACACACGGCTGTGCCATCAGAAG CCCCAGCTTTCCCAGTGGACTGGAAAACAGTGGAGCTGCCTCTCAGCAAAACCTTTGAGCCTTGCATCGCAGCTGTCAGCAGTCCTTCCCTCTTCTACCTGCTCGGTCCCACCCAGA TTGACCAGCAGAAGCTTCAGGAGGTGATGATTGAGCTGGCTGCCTACTGCAGCAGCAACATTCAGGCCTCTTTATCCTCCGCTGTCCTGAGCAGACCAGCTCCCGGGGCTGCCTGCTGCGCCAAATTCTCTG ttgataATAACTGGTACCGTGCGGTGGTCCTGGAGGTCAGCGAGAATGAGATGAGCATCATCTACGCAGATTACGGCAACACTGAGAAGGTGCCATTCTCCCGGATCTTGCCCATCCCTAGGAACCTGCTTCAGCTCCCCTTTCAGATCACTCGTTGCACCATGACTG GCAAGGAACATTTTCCTAAAGAGTTCCCTGAAGAAGTCCAGCAGATGTTTCAAAGCCTGCTGTTGAATGGCGTCGTCGCCACGGTCCAGTCCTTCGATGGCTCTGCTAATGTGCTTTCACTCACTCTGCCCGCTGAGAGGGGCGGGGGACACCTCACCACCATGATCTTGGATGCACTACAGGTTCAAGCCAGCAGTAATCCCAGTCCATCCACCACAGAGAAGAATGGCcacactgacagcagcacatCTGCCGCCAGCACCACAGTTGAACCCGTCTGCCCCGAGCCCAAGTCGATACCTGAAACCCAAAAGGGTGTGAATAATACAACAGCTGCCACCGGCCTAACCATCGCCTCAGAGCCAGTGCTGCAGACTCCCCAGCACAAGATGTACTCTTCAGCTGTGTCAGTCAATG AAGATCCAGTACAGAAGATTAATAAGCAAATGGAGCCTCTgtgcaaaatcacaaaaactgaTG ATCCTAAGACCtcaggctgctgctgtttgaacCTGATGACCAAG ATCGACCACCTGGAACAGttgttgcagctgcagcttTCTCTCATGAAACAGTTAGTGGGGCAGACAAAATGA